Genomic DNA from Cucumis melo cultivar AY chromosome 10, USDA_Cmelo_AY_1.0, whole genome shotgun sequence:
CCAATCACAACAAAAGTTTAGCTCCTATTTTCGTCATTTCGCTCTGAGTATCCAGAACATCCAATGGCAACAAAATCTCCCTTTCTTCTCCATCTTCTAAATTTCGTCTTCCATTCATTTTCCAACCCAGCTTTTAAGTCCTACAACTCCTTCAGCAATTAATTCTTCGAATCCAACACCCTATACGGACTAGAAAAACGGTTAACCAAAAACCTTCCACCAATCTACACATCTTCCCAAGATTTTGTCTTACCACCATTGCCAAACTTTGTCTTGGATTACCTAAAAGCATATCATGTCCCATAGTTTCACGATACTGTTCCAAAGATATATCACAGCTTCTTGAAATCCACCAAGTAGTTTTTGGCAATAATACTTCTAAATTTCTAATACCATTGATCGAAATGAGGCATTCGAAAGACTAGAACAAGCTAAAAGCTATACAAATCCGGGAAGCAACCAGCCACTTCAAGCCCAGCTTCGAGGAGACCGTAGCTAGCAACTTTTAACTATCTCCTCCCTCTACAGAACATGACATTAGAGAACTCCTGAAACCAATCACACCATTGACCATCTACAATACAGGAAAGCTAAATAAACAACTTACTTGATAGACGCTCCCGAGGGTTATGCAAAGCCTCACGAAGGAATTGATCAACCTGATTGATAGCATCCTCGGAAACCCTATCGAGAGCAGAAGAAGCTGAAGCAGAAAGGGAAGGAAACGAAGCGGATGAGAAATGATAGGCAGGAGCAGCATCAGCAACATCCAAGGATTTGGAATTCTTCTTAGGAGATGAAGAAGGGAGCATCAATCGACTCATGGCTTCGTCCAAATCAGCGACCTCCCATGACTCCGGTGCTCCGAGATCCTCAACCGCAGAGCCCTCCATGGGGGAGATGAAGGGAGGAGAACTCTAAAGTCCTTCCACAAAGCGAGACATGAAAGATCAGAGAATAAAAGCCCCCAAAGAGGAGATCGAGGTAGTAAGAGAATTTGTGGATCGGAATTGCATTTAGAAATTAGGGTTTGGAGATTCGACCACTGTCCACGGAGGCGGGAGAAGAAAATTCTAGAGAGATTGGCGACGGAGATTATTTGGAAAGTTGAATGGTATGAGACCGTGTTCAAAGGGTTGCGTGCTTGTGACGCGCACAATATCCTCTTTGAGTTTCTTTCTCGGTTCATGCGTCGAAGTTTAAGTTTCAAAGTGTTTTGTTGGGCCTCATTGGACCAATATTCGGTTTTAGGACTTCTTCGTAGTTTTGTTTTGGGATAATTGAAAATGTAGTAAATATATTCGaaataaaaaattgcaaatacgTCGATAGAAATCTTTACAATTTTtgcgttactttttttttttcattaactGTGTAGCtatattttatctttatttacttattattaTTCAGTTCGTTTCAATTCGGAGACGAAATCGAACTATAAGTATATATAGAAATTCGGCTGTACTCAATTGATTCAAACATGATGATAAGTTTAAGAGTAAGATGTAAAAGAGGAAGGGTACATTTGAAACCAAAAAGACTGAGcactaataattaattatgatgATAAGTTAAAGAGTAAAGATGTGAAGAAATTTCATTCTATGCATTTTTTGCTCCTCTTCCTACGGGGTTCTTTACGCTGAATGTATTCATTTAATTGCCCATTCAGACATTGTTGGTCTTAACTACTTCTCCAGATATTGTAATACCAACAAAACAATCCCTCGACATTTTGGGTGGACCTCCAAATCTAATACCATATTACTTATGAATACCATATTACTTATGAGACATCTAATAATTGTCCTAACATATATTTCAAATCGTCGCCTTGTTCTCCTCTAAGAATGAACAAATTAAAAATGACGCAAAGAAAATTTCTCTGAAACTCATAACCAAAGCTTTTGAAATTTGTCAACTTTCACCTTTTTATATACATAACCATTATCGATAATCAGTTCAAGCTATCTATGGCTACATGAAATAGAAcacaacaataataattgatcTTGAATTCTGAACAACACCCTTAGGCCTTAAAACTACAAAATTGAGTCAATGATTGACAATACCATTTTCACTCTTCATAGTCTGTATCAGGATCTGCATCAATAATATCAGGAAAGTCATCTTCTAGCAATAAATTTGAGCTTGAATCACGTCCAAAATCTTCGATTTTATATGATTTTGATGATATGGGGGAACTATTCATACTTGCATTAGCAAATACAACATCATCTTGCGCTACAACCCCTTCTTCTGAGATGGCTGCTGCAGTGGTCTGTTCGGTCCTCTTGGGCCTTTCTATATTCGCTAGGGCATTAGCCGAGGGCTCATTTTCGATATCATTTGAGGGGCTATATGTCATTTCATTGTTATCTAGCACATCATCTCTAATTAGAGCCTCGGAGGCCCTCTGCTCCATGCTTTGCGTGCCAACCTTCAACAATTTCCTAGAATCGTTACTGTTGAAGTACAGATCTTCCTGGAATTTGAAGGCAGCTTGTGGTTCAGGAGAGCTCAAGCGCAACGGCAAGAAATCCGAGAGGGGAAGGACCCTCGGATGTATTAGAACCTCCATGGCTAAGAGGGCATGGGCACAGAACTCGCCAAGTTTAGTTCCATTTTCTTGTTTACCTGAAGAAGAAAATGCCTATCAGAAaataatgatttaaaaaatCATGTAAAGCAGACGTTATCTtaccaaaacaaaattttaattaacaAGCTAACTATACTTCAATTATAAGCAAGAATAAGGATGCATAATTGCTCGGgttgatctttttcttttcttttttgggtgGGCGAGACAGCAATATTAAGCAAGTCagttttcaaacaaatatctGCAGTTTGACTCATAAATAAGGCGAGTAGCATCCTCGCTCTCAAACCCAGCCTTCCACATGAtcaaatgaaatatcaaaagaGATTTACCTTTACGAAAGAGCTCAAGACCTTGAGCCAAAGCCAGTGGGCGTACATGGACAGCAGACAAAAAAGAAGCTAGTAGTGCATGAAATGCCGCCAACTGATAATCCACCCAAACCCCAATAGATTCATTAGCTTGGAAAAAGGTGTCGTCTGAAGCTCGTGGCCATTCAAGAGAAGATGTTGCAGTTGTTATTAAGAGATGTTCAATTTTTGCACGCCACCCTTCTTCAGATCTCAAAGCACCAGCCTATACATATAATCAACgagaaacaaataaataaataaagcagTCAACAGTTAAAAACTGTCCGACACAAACAAACCAAAAATATTCCCATTAATAAAGTTTTTAATAAATTCATATGCAAAATAATTAACCAAAGAGACcaataacatataaaatgcCCACCGATGTAAGAAGAGTCTTCAAAGCCTCAAGTGCAGCTATCCTCAAGTGGACTGAGGTATAGCTACAGCTGCTGGTAATGTCCTCTGGTTCATTCCTCTCATGCTGCCCTTTCATGGAAGTGGGAACTGAAGGACGTTTTCTCTTATTATGGTGTTGCGACGAATCTCTTTGTGTGTCCTTCGGATTCACAGCAGAACTCTCATTATTGACAGGGTTCAGATCAACTAGTACATTGTCAATCACATCTCGAGAAAGAGATGCAGCCATTCCTGACTCAAATGCAGCGATGAATAAGTACACATCCCAAAACAATTTTTCCATATAgaaattaaaacaataattataataatctcCATGCCTAACGAAACACAATACAATTCTTACCAACACCCAAAGACATCATCAATGACTTAGCAACTGCGTAGACTTTTACTCTCAGTTCTGCAGAGACACACTTCTTGAAGTACTTCACAGTGAGTCGTACAATTGATGCAGCATGTGGCAACAATTGACTGAAAAggaatttaataataattatataaacaaaaatatggCATCCATATTTTTTTCAGTAGCAATTGACAGGCTAGACTTCACACATTTTCCTCCCAGATTATCTAAGTGGAGACTTTGTATTACCATTGGATCATTTTCGTATTCATATAAACATGAAAGATCAACGTTGATCGCATCTTGTAGAGGTGGAAGAAAGCATATGTTTATGGATGTGTATTGATTACTGAAAAAATCTGGGTCTGCATTAAGGTTTTATGGTATATAGTCCGTGTAGCTGAATAGTAGATGCCTTACCTGCGAAGGCTCTTAACGATGGCAACAAGGAGATCCAAACTGACAGAATGCAGCACTGGAAGTTCTAAGCACATTGATTCTTGCTGCAGAGATGTCATAAATGGCACTGAAGTGGGTGGCAAAGAACCATCCATCGTCAGCACTCTCTCAACAAGAGCTAATAACGGGCGAATGGGAACTGCCACCTGATATAATACATGTAAAGATCAATTTAACATcacttttcttctttatttcattatattaattaagaaaGTGAGGTGTCACAGGGTACATAGATTCATATTGAGGCGAACAATTCCTTTTAAGATGAgcataacaaaaaaaatggaTCACATGATGCTACCTGATGGTTGTATGAACTTGTTATCATTGTGGAACAGCAAACCATCAAGGTTGAAATACTAGATATTAACATCCGCTCTGagctcttttttattttgtccaAGGAACCTTCTGATGATGAACAACAACCTAAAGGTGGTGGAGGATCTTTTCCTGGTAGAATCAGTAACCTTACAAATTCACTGCCTTTTGAATCTACAAAAACATTCAAATGCATCATTGCCACCATTTTCATAAATTGAGATAGCTTTATCTGTTTTACTGTTCAGTATACCTTCACCAATGCCTTGGAAAACCTCATTCAATTGACTATTAATGGATAACAAAATCTTCTGAATTAGTAAAGACCAGCTATCTTCGTCTCCTTTTGATTTTGGAAGTGATGCCAGGCAACGGGCAAGCTTCTAAATTTGAAATATGAAACACAGAGAAAATTATGGGGGAAACTTGATGTTTGTAGTGATATCTACTGTAGTATGATTAAAACTACATAAGACAGTACCTTCAGCATGTTAGAACTACACTTCCctgaaaatatttttgaaacaattGCAGCTTCGGCCTACAGAATATATCCAATTCATCAGGAGGAAACAAAATCAACTATTTCAACATAAATCCTTTTTCTCTATTCGGCATGGGATTTACACTTTGTCGGTTTTTCAATTACAAAGATAGCGATCTATAGATAAACAACATGCTGACAACATGAAGCCATATGTGCTGAAGATGTTGAATGCAATTGTGAgtgaaattttaattattttagctTCTAATGGTAATACAAATACTCTCTCCAGTTTTTTATAGCAGCTTTTTTGTgaaggaaaaataataataaattaaatcaaatttaaaataataaaaataacaaacttcTGAAGCTTAGATTACATCACCAGCGAGTAGAAAAGTCAGAAAGCTACCAGTACTCCCAAAATTGTAATTTAGAACAGAATCAATATCACATTGTTTGTTAAAGCACTTACAGAGTCATAATGACGATGGATTGTGAAGGGGAAGAAATCTATCAAAGTGCATAACAGATTAACCGCATTATCCTGCATCAAACAACGCAGATAATTAcatattttaaaacaaaagttGCAACTACCAATACCAAGCAAGAGTACAAAAGGAGAGATGAAAAGTTTCACAAAAGCCTAAGAAATTTACAAAGGAGGATCTCAGTTGGGATAGATAATTAAAATACAATTGTTACAAAACTAGTTAGCTCATGAGTGCATGAAAATAGTCCATGAAAAATGAACTTACCAAAACAGCTTCAGTATTATCATCATGCAACAGCTTTATAACTGGTTGAATGACCTTCCCAGCACAAGAAGTCCCATCTTTCTTTACACTTTGAAATCTACCCAATCTAATTTGTAAAAGATACATCTTAAAAGTTTTAGACAATATTCTTtgattttttctcaatgaaagtggttattttattttaaaaaataaatagatagacaatttttatttttaagctcAATAACATATGGAGGTGGCCGTTGGGATATATGCCTTAACCAATAGTTCTAGACCCATATTGGCAATAAAACGACTTGACAGTAATAACTTACAGAATGCGATTCAATCAGTTATCTATTATTCTCAAGTCCGCATTAAATAGTTGAATCCACAGACCACAAAGTCAATGTAGAATTAACAACAAACAAATCCTAAGAGGTATTCAGTTGAATATACAAAGGCACATAGAAACTTCGCTTTTGGAAGAGGTATAGTTAACTAATCCATTTGTGTTTGAGTGACACATACAATCTTCGCTTGGGGTGAATTGGTTACCCTTTTTTATAATTAAGATTTAGTTTCTCTTATTATCAATGAAAGAGTATTTTGTAATCCAATTGATAGGCATCCTTTTGTAATTTCATCTTATCAATGAAATCGTTACCATTTCGaataaaaaaaaggattgaGTTCGAGGGACAACTTTGTACAATAGATTTCTGCCAAGGTCAAATGAAGATGTACCTCGAGAATAAATCATAGATCGAAGCACAAGAAGCCACCTTCAGAAACTGAGAATCTGTCTATTGAACAATAAAAGCACAAAAAATGAGAAGTGGTGTAAAATTCTTGATAGCATTCGAGTATAAAAAAGCATTGATGATAATAAGTTGTAAAGATAAAGACAGAAACAGTATAAATAAAAAGAACAGAAAAAGAAGGAACTTGACATTGTTCTGGAACTACGTCGCACACTTTGTGTGATCAATATATTCTTTTGTATCTTCAGAAGAAAAAACATTGCACTTTGTATAACACTTGATAAAATATCAGATTACAATGCTCAAAAACAGCTCTGCATTAGTTCCTTCAGTAGCTCCATAATCATTAGTATGTAGCCAAAGGCTATCTTATGCTTATCAGATACATGCCGGTGCATGTGTCTTTGGGGACCCTCAATGTACGAGGAGAGCTGGTTAGACCGGCTATTTCATCCGTAGTTCATCTTACTTGTTCAATCCTATATTAATGAAAAGAATAAGAGCTTGGAAACCCCCAATATGTGATTTTGCATTCTTTCCAAGAAACAATAATCACTTAGTTGAAACAAATCATGTCCAGAACTCTTTTTGATGAATATCTTACAACCAATCATACCCAAATTTCAGAACAAACATATTCACTGTAGTCAAGCAGGTCGACAGTCAAAAACGATCTAGGCACATCACATGCTCAAAAGCATAGTTAAATTGTTGCAGTTATGTGTCCCAAACAGTAACGGGTATCTTAGTTCTGATAGAATAACAACTTATCATTTAGCTCTTATTCTTCTTCATATGTACAttataatttaacatttttGCCACTTAATACATGTAAATAAATGATATAGAATCAATCCCATAAAAGATTAACTGTTACCTGCATGTGAGGTAAAAGCTTGTGAAGCCATTCTGTATATGATGCCAAGAAACGACTAGAGCTGCATCGTTGACAAGTCACTCCAAGTAAAATGATTCCCGCCCAACATTTATCAGGCTTTAGAAAGATTGGATGCTAAAATTAGTAACCCACAAAAGAAAGTTGAGCAATTTCTAAAACACAAAGTAACAAAGACAGTCAATAGTATTCCCTATCTTCCTGCATGCCAATGAATTGCCAAATATACAAGCAAGGTTCAAATGTTCAGTTTCTAAGAATTAAGCATTGTTTTCAAAGCGCAAGAGGCGCTCCAAGGCGACAAACTTTTTAGATTAACAGTAACTACAAATGTTCTCTCAATAAGCAGCAGCAGAATCATTAATTGTGAAACTTAACAAGTTCCATTGAACTTCGTTCCAGCTGTTCCTTCGAACAAGCTACACATAAGCCCGGCAGCCGACAAATAGTCAAATCCACAGGAGTATAAAGAAAAAgctatatattattaaaaaatttatttacatGGAATTTAATGCATGCTTATACCATATCATTggagagaagaagaaacaaaCGGTTGACCCAGGAATCAACAGCGGATTTCCAGCTATCAATCAGCTTTTGGTCCTTGGAAGAAGAGGATTCAGAGAGGAGATCGTGGGATGTGACCATAGAGACCACATTTGaaagttctgaataatcagaAAATGCACGCTTGTCGTCGGGAACGTGCTCCCTAAGAAGTTTATGTAGCAAGCGAGGCTTCAAGGCCGGGTCATACATATCCGCAACAAGATTGAAGGCC
This window encodes:
- the LOC103489393 gene encoding uncharacterized protein LOC103489393 isoform X1, with protein sequence MAAFNLVADMYDPALKPRLLHKLLREHVPDDKRAFSDYSELSNVVSMVTSHDLLSESSSSKDQKLIDSWKSAVDSWVNRLFLLLSNDMPDKCWAGIILLGVTCQRCSSSRFLASYTEWLHKLLPHMQTDSQFLKVASCASIYDLFSRLGRFQSVKKDGTSCAGKVIQPVIKLLHDDNTEAVLDNAVNLLCTLIDFFPFTIHRHYDSAEAAIVSKIFSGKCSSNMLKKLARCLASLPKSKGDEDSWSLLIQKILLSINSQLNEVFQGIGEDSKGSEFVRLLILPGKDPPPPLGCCSSSEGSLDKIKKSSERMLISSISTLMVCCSTMITSSYNHQVAVPIRPLLALVERVLTMDGSLPPTSVPFMTSLQQESMCLELPVLHSVSLDLLVAIVKSLRSQLLPHAASIVRLTVKYFKKCVSAELRVKVYAVAKSLMMSLGVGMAASLSRDVIDNVLVDLNPVNNESSAVNPKDTQRDSSQHHNKRKRPSVPTSMKGQHERNEPEDITSSCSYTSVHLRIAALEALKTLLTSAGALRSEEGWRAKIEHLLITTATSSLEWPRASDDTFFQANESIGVWVDYQLAAFHALLASFLSAVHVRPLALAQGLELFRKGKQENGTKLGEFCAHALLAMEVLIHPRVLPLSDFLPLRLSSPEPQAAFKFQEDLYFNSNDSRKLLKVGTQSMEQRASEALIRDDVLDNNEMTYSPSNDIENEPSANALANIERPKRTEQTTAAAISEEGVVAQDDVVFANASMNSSPISSKSYKIEDFGRDSSSNLLLEDDFPDIIDADPDTDYEE
- the LOC103489393 gene encoding uncharacterized protein LOC103489393 isoform X2; translated protein: MAAFNLVADMYDPALKPRLLHKLLREHVPDDKRAFSDYSELSNVVSMVTSHDLLSESSSSKDQKLIDSWKSAVDSWVNRLFLLLSNDMPDKCWAGIILLGVTCQRCSSSRFLASYTEWLHKLLPHMQTDSQFLKVASCASIYDLFSRLGRFQSVKKDGTSCAGKVIQPVIKLLHDDNTEAVLDNAVNLLCTLIDFFPFTIHRHYDSAEAAIVSKIFSGKCSSNMLKLARCLASLPKSKGDEDSWSLLIQKILLSINSQLNEVFQGIGEDSKGSEFVRLLILPGKDPPPPLGCCSSSEGSLDKIKKSSERMLISSISTLMVCCSTMITSSYNHQVAVPIRPLLALVERVLTMDGSLPPTSVPFMTSLQQESMCLELPVLHSVSLDLLVAIVKSLRSQLLPHAASIVRLTVKYFKKCVSAELRVKVYAVAKSLMMSLGVGMAASLSRDVIDNVLVDLNPVNNESSAVNPKDTQRDSSQHHNKRKRPSVPTSMKGQHERNEPEDITSSCSYTSVHLRIAALEALKTLLTSAGALRSEEGWRAKIEHLLITTATSSLEWPRASDDTFFQANESIGVWVDYQLAAFHALLASFLSAVHVRPLALAQGLELFRKGKQENGTKLGEFCAHALLAMEVLIHPRVLPLSDFLPLRLSSPEPQAAFKFQEDLYFNSNDSRKLLKVGTQSMEQRASEALIRDDVLDNNEMTYSPSNDIENEPSANALANIERPKRTEQTTAAAISEEGVVAQDDVVFANASMNSSPISSKSYKIEDFGRDSSSNLLLEDDFPDIIDADPDTDYEE